Proteins from one Phytoactinopolyspora mesophila genomic window:
- a CDS encoding ATPase, T2SS/T4P/T4SS family: MSEEHRRNVARQIVSELLDEHVRAAYQAGDQSITPDSQAAMEKAIFDALLGLGRLQPLVDDPELENIEVFGCEKVVTLDQYGRVEELPPVADSEEELREMVANLASHGGTTERTFTENSPILHLNLHGGHRLAAIGWLATQTVINIRRHRLINVTIDELVGEYHTLTPELAAFLCAAVQARRSILVAGEPNTGKTTLLRALTQVIDPGEKIATFETEHELHLDELRSSSIRRPIALAARPGSGEQGPDGRPVGEVTLDDLLEAALRLNLDRMLVGEIRGPEALPMLKVAQAGAGSLSTIHARNARDAIERLATCLLEAGPHITDVLAHRLLAHHVDLIVHIKLRANRGGDGQVKQRRYVDEVIALEPGERGMPAVTDVFTAGPNGVAMPGTPPPWIGELADHGYRPSQEWP, from the coding sequence GTGAGCGAAGAGCATCGGCGCAATGTGGCCCGGCAGATTGTCAGTGAGCTACTGGACGAACACGTCCGTGCCGCTTACCAGGCAGGGGATCAGAGCATCACCCCTGACAGTCAGGCTGCAATGGAGAAAGCGATCTTCGACGCTCTGCTCGGGTTGGGCAGATTGCAGCCCTTGGTTGACGATCCTGAACTGGAAAACATCGAGGTATTCGGTTGCGAGAAGGTCGTCACCCTGGACCAGTACGGGCGAGTGGAGGAGCTCCCGCCGGTTGCCGACAGTGAAGAAGAACTGCGCGAGATGGTGGCGAATCTCGCCAGCCACGGCGGCACGACGGAACGGACATTCACCGAGAACAGTCCGATCTTGCATCTGAATCTGCACGGTGGACACCGGCTGGCAGCAATCGGATGGTTAGCTACCCAGACCGTCATTAATATCCGGCGGCACCGGTTGATCAACGTCACCATTGACGAGCTCGTCGGTGAATATCACACGTTGACCCCGGAGCTGGCAGCGTTCCTTTGCGCCGCAGTGCAGGCGCGGCGGAGCATCTTGGTCGCGGGGGAGCCGAACACAGGTAAAACCACCCTGCTGCGAGCACTCACACAGGTGATTGATCCGGGTGAGAAGATCGCCACCTTCGAGACCGAGCACGAGCTTCATCTCGATGAGCTGCGTTCCTCCAGCATCCGCCGCCCGATCGCGTTGGCCGCGCGGCCGGGAAGTGGTGAGCAGGGGCCGGACGGACGTCCGGTTGGCGAGGTCACCCTGGACGACCTCCTCGAGGCTGCGCTGAGGCTGAATCTGGACCGCATGCTGGTGGGCGAGATCCGCGGACCTGAGGCGTTGCCCATGCTTAAAGTGGCTCAAGCAGGGGCGGGTTCGCTGTCGACCATTCACGCTCGCAATGCCCGAGACGCCATTGAGCGGCTTGCCACCTGCCTTCTGGAAGCTGGTCCACACATCACTGACGTGCTGGCACATCGGCTGTTGGCACACCATGTCGACCTGATCGTGCATATCAAGCTCCGTGCTAACCGTGGCGGCGATGGGCAGGTCAAGCAACGCCGCTACGTGGACGAGGTCATCGCACTGGAACCCGGCGAGCGGGGCATGCCGGCCGTCACCGATGTGTTCACCGCTGGCCCGAACGGTGTGGCCATGCCCGGCACACCGCCGCCCTGGATCGGTGAACTGGCTGATCATGGCTACCGGCCTTCCCAGGAATGGCCATGA
- a CDS encoding SAF domain-containing protein, translating into MMPKTAAHDVGDQGVGSAPNGHTGLLDVRERGTAARVRYSRRRGLIGLGVAFLALGGGGAYVLAERASDAVEVIAMMADVPRGHVISEHDLTTASAMPDPALAPIPASRIPEIVGQRAAADLSRGSLLTDESVTTQMLPAAGETVVGVAVTEAQLPTEPIAPGSRVRIFDTPNAGDDPPATTPDSIAASVVSVTSDVTTGHIVVNVLVRSNVAGDLVARVATGRVGIVLDSLEEDGDGL; encoded by the coding sequence ATGATGCCCAAGACGGCCGCGCATGATGTAGGCGATCAAGGCGTTGGTTCGGCGCCCAACGGCCACACCGGCTTGCTGGATGTTCGTGAACGCGGAACGGCTGCACGAGTGCGGTACTCGCGACGGCGCGGACTCATTGGGCTGGGCGTCGCATTTCTGGCCTTGGGCGGTGGCGGTGCCTATGTGCTCGCCGAACGGGCCAGCGACGCGGTCGAGGTGATCGCGATGATGGCGGACGTGCCTAGGGGGCACGTCATCAGCGAACATGACTTGACCACCGCTTCAGCGATGCCGGATCCGGCCTTGGCGCCGATTCCCGCCTCGCGCATTCCTGAGATCGTCGGTCAACGCGCCGCGGCGGACCTGTCGCGGGGGAGCCTGCTCACTGACGAGTCCGTAACTACTCAGATGCTGCCAGCGGCGGGTGAAACAGTTGTTGGCGTTGCCGTCACAGAGGCGCAGCTGCCAACTGAGCCAATTGCTCCGGGCTCACGCGTGCGGATCTTCGATACACCGAATGCGGGAGACGATCCGCCGGCGACGACGCCGGACTCGATCGCCGCGTCGGTTGTGAGTGTCACCAGCGACGTCACGACGGGCCACATCGTCGTCAATGTTTTGGTTCGTAGCAACGTGGCCGGTGATCTTGTCGCGCGGGTTGCCACTGGTCGTGTCGGAATCGTCTTGGACTCGCTGGAGGAGGACGGTGACGGGTTGTGA